One segment of Acropora muricata isolate sample 2 chromosome 8, ASM3666990v1, whole genome shotgun sequence DNA contains the following:
- the LOC136926727 gene encoding uncharacterized protein: MGSPLGPLLANAFMCSIEETLEHEGKMPTYYKRFVDDTLTIMPNKTSADNFLDILNQCHSSNKFTMETESNSMLPCLGNQLLNKHTRAETKVYGKPTNTGLLLHYKSHVDDRYKRGLLKTMLDRAYRLSSNWHYFSEECDRLKLVFSRLKYPDNLVNSTISRFVAARASDQPVSSPAVSDRLDPIRVVLPFKDQASADIVRAQLKDLSHKIQTTVQPVFVSQKIERDLKLREAKPPIVNQQCLVYKFQRDLCNAGYVGFTRRHLHQRVEEHKNSSSSIGKHFRDKHSLAPKDLTKNFSVLMKCTNKFDCLVYEMFFSHELKPTLNVQSDSIRAKVFN; encoded by the coding sequence ATGGGCTCCCCCCTTGGTCCTCTGTTAGCCAACGCTTTTATGTGCAGCATTGAAGAAACCCTGGAGCATGAAGGCAAGATGCCCACGTATTACAAGAGATTTGTCGACGACACTTTGACCATTATGCCAAACAAAACATCAGCGGACAATTTCCTCGACATTTTAAACCAGTGCCATTCCTCTAATAAGTTCACAATGGAGACGGAGAGTAATAGCATGCTTCCCTGTTTGGGCAACCAGCTGCTCAATAAACACACACGTGCTGAAACTAAGGTGTACGGTAAACCGACAAATACAGGCCTCCTTCTACATTACAAGAGCCATGTGGATGACCGATACAAACGTGGATTATTAAAAACTATGCTTGATCGTGCATATCGACTTTCATCCAATTGGCATTATTTCTCTGAAGAATGCGATCGACTGAAATTAGTGTTTTCTCGACTAAAATATCCTGACAATCTTGTTAACTCTACCATTTCGCGGTTTGTTGCCGCCAGAGCATCTGATCAACCTGTTTCTTCACCTGCTGTCAGCGATCGATTGGACCCCATTCGTGTCGTCCTACCGTTTAAAGATCAGGCGTCAGCTGATATTGTTCGCGCCCAACTTAAAGATTTAAGTCACAAGATTCAGACGACTGTACAACCTGTATTTGTTAGCCAGAAGATTGAACGAGACCTCAAATTGCGAGAAGCTAAGCCACCGATTGTGAACCAACAGTgccttgtttataaatttcaacGTGACCTGTGCaatgcaggttatgttggtttcacacgccgtcatctacaccaacgtgttgaagaacacaaaaattcttcttcgtcaattggcaagcattttcgcgacaaacattctttggctcctaaggatcttacaaagaactttagtgtcttaatgaagtgcacgaacaaatttgactgcctcgtctatgagatgttttttagtCACGAACTGAaacctactctcaatgtacaatctgactcaattcgtgctaaggtttttaattag
- the LOC136926796 gene encoding glutamate receptor ionotropic, kainate 3-like, with the protein MEKAQSICNIMILLVLLAKRINTLNKVVMCGLIGSHSELGSLTFAFNNAFFLRNVTVTVKHVNITEESDLFTEALVFRRHFFALIEGSHTKAYACALSTVTGIPLVRLYGSKRPFDQCDKAVQMSAGYRDYAHATLDIVNEFQWKRVASIYDENRVHEAGYFHAISRGSKLTVNLVQLSGQGQSADGKEAVLQAMNEINSLQPDVILLYTENKNIGQFVQQKAFQFRSGFKWIIQGQVPINLNCSPRHVVLAMKIPHLHKLVPGKMKIEDRVKINSSDTELDIALAYDAAQVIAHALKQCGSVNGSSTDSKRRDAMITCLREASLGGLTGPLHFSEDGERTRIELDILNLRNNSFTKIGSWNFTKRSVHMSPNVGSSLNSSLERRKFRVAVLKEAPFVMAVKEKDGSISYEGYCIDLLNKLAENLHFSYEIHTTQDEVYGTELPNGSWNGLIGELINQRADIAVADITITERREKVVDFTIPFMFTTQDVIIKKSSLEERVDLLQFMDPFHSEVWFAKLVALLVVSVAVFILNYFSPFGYKDDKNPGTSQEFSFFNSVWFSLACMLQQGAENQPRNLSGRILTGCYWFCILIWISTYTANLAAFLTVKNAHQPISSLEDLAESSYQPLVLDSSSTYEELKNSNLETHRRVWRRVKKDDIVSTTSLAIQKVREKKDFAFIHDGPVLQYAASQQPCDLTIITGLTTPKGLALALQENDRHTNAFTLAILQLQESLFLTNLKRKWWETTNACPKEPNSKLSSKRIDLKSLLGVYVVLGAGLLLAFLTLIAEVLFKRKRKQKGKASICNGTSRC; encoded by the exons atggaaaaagcaCAAAGTATCTGCAACATAATGATACTATTAGTGCTACTTGCAAAGAGGATAAACACACTCAACAAAGTTGTCATGTGTG GATTAATTGGCAGCCACTCAGAACTTGGTTCCCTGACATTCGCCTTCAACAACGCATTTTTTCTGAGAAATGTTACAGTAACTGTGAAACACGTTAACATTACAGAAGAGTCAGATCTATTCACTGAAG CTTTAGTATTTCGTCGGCACTTCTTTGCACTCATCGAAGGAAGCCACACAAAAGCTTACGCATGCGCACTCTCCACAGTTACTGGCATTCCTCTTGTTCGTCTCTATGGCAGCAAGAGGCCATTCGATCAATGTGACAAAGCGGTACAGATGTCAGCGGGATACCGGGACTACGCACATGCTACATTAGACATAGTCAATGAATTCCAGTGGAAGAGGGTTGCATCGATATATGATG AAAATCGCGTACACGAAGCTGGATATTTTCACGCCATTTCCCGAGGTTCTAAACTCACCGTAAACCTTGTTCAGCTCTCTGGGCAGGGACAAAGTGCGGACGGTAAAGAAGCAGTACTGCAAGCaatgaatgaaataaatagCCTTCAACCTGACGTGATCCTACTGTACACTGAGAACAAAAATATTGGACAATTCGTACAACAG AAAGCTTTTCAATTCAGGAGTGGTTTTAAGTGGATCATTCAGGGACAG GTGCCGATAAACTTGAACTGTAGTCCCAGACATGTAGTTTTAGCTATGAAGATTCCGCATCTTCACAAGTTAGTTCCAGGAAAAATGAAGATTGAAGATCGAGTGAAAATTAACAGTAGTGACACG GAGCTAGACATCGCACTTGCATATGATGCAGCTCAGGTAATAGCTCATGCATTGAAACAGTGTGGGTCGGTGAATGGCTCTTCCACTGATTCCAAAAGGAGAGATGCCATGATCACATGCTTGAGAGAG GCAAGCTTAGGTGGCTTAACGGGGCCTCTACATTTTTCTGAAGATGGTGAACGAACTAGAATCGAACTGGACATTTTGAACCTTCGAAACAACTCATTTACAAAA ATAGGTTCATGGAACTTCACAAAACGCTCGGTGCATATGTCGCCTAACGTGGGTAGCTCACTGAACAGTAGCCTAGAGAGAAGGAAATTCAGAGTTGCCGTCCTAAAG GAAGCACCGTTTGTTATGGCGGTAAAGGAGAAAGATGGAAGCATTTCATACGAAGGATACTGCATCGACCTGCTGAATAAACTTGCAGAAAATCTCCATTTTTCATATGAGATTCACACTACTCAGGACGAGGTATACGGAACTGAATTGCCGAATGGATCATGGAATGGACTAATTGGCGAATTGATAAACCAG CGCGCAGATATCGCAGTTGCAGATATCACAATAACAGAGCGACGGGAGAAAGTTGTGGACTTCACCATTCCTTTCATGTTCACCACACAGGACGTGATAATCAAAAAGTCATCCTTGGAAGAAAGAGTTGATTTGCTGCAGTTTATGGATCCGTTTCACTCAGAAGTTTGGTTCGCCAAGCTTGTTGCATTGTTGGTTGTATCTGTTGCAGTGTTTATACTAAATTACTTCAGTCCTTTTGGATACAAAGACGACAAAAATCCAGGAACGTCACAGGAATTCAGCTTTTTCAACAGTGTGTGGTTCTCATTGGCTTGTATGCTGCAACAAGGTGCAGAAAATCAACCAAGGAACCTGTCAG GTCGAATTCTGACAGGGTGTTATTGGTTTTGCATCCTCATATGGATTTCGACGTATACCGCAAACCTGGCCGCTTTCTTAACCGTTAAGAATGCCCATCAACCGATTAGTAGTCTCGAAGACTTGGCAGAGTCCTCGTATCAACCTTTGGTACTGGACTCGTCAAGTACCTACGAGGAATTAAAAAATAGCAATCTGGAGACACACAGGCGTGTTTGGCGCAGAGTTAAAAAGGACGATATAGTCTCAACTACATCGCTGGCCATTCAAAAGGTCCGCGAAAAAAAGGACTTTGCATTTATTCATGACGGGCCAGTTCTACAGTACGCTGCGAGCCAACAACCTTGCGATCTCACAATAA TTACAGGTTTGACCACGCCTAAAGGTCTTGCTCTAGCTTTACAAGAAAATGATCGACACACTAATGCGTTCACACTGGCCATTTTACAATTACAAGAGAGCCTCTTCCTTACCAACCTGAAACGCAAGTGGTGGGAAACTACAAACGCGTGTCCTAAGGAACCAAATTCAA AATTGTCCAGTAAGCGCATTGATCTGAAAAGCTTGCTAGGCGTGTATGTGGTGCTGGGAGCTGGTCTGCTTCTTGCGTTTCTGACACTGATAGCTGAAGTCTtgttcaaaagaaaaaggaaacaaaag